One Rosa chinensis cultivar Old Blush chromosome 5, RchiOBHm-V2, whole genome shotgun sequence genomic region harbors:
- the LOC112202802 gene encoding LOW QUALITY PROTEIN: DNA ligase 1 (The sequence of the model RefSeq protein was modified relative to this genomic sequence to represent the inferred CDS: inserted 1 base in 1 codon): protein MGDEDTVANGTETVANGISKPQETSEAVSEKKCEEKVGIKEMDEDKKSDEKDGVEKMDEDLEVNGSKDEKVKEEKEEPKVEEIEDKTGDQDKKGVEKAEVGKMDEDRQANGSNGEKVEEETDPNEKEKTNENSEEKKEIEVEEKKIDETNEVEEKAEEKEEEKAEEKEEETEGEKAEEKAEEMEEEKDEEMEEDKEEEKKDEEKKEEREKRLRGLKXSKKRGQQSGEKTKSKEKKKKVLKKEPEPRTPAIDRPVRERKSVERLVASIEKDTTRDFQIEKGSGTALKDIPNVAFKLSRKKMDDTLKLLHTILFGGRRGKAVQVKSNISRFSGFVWHGNEDKQKSKVKEKMDKCNKEKLLEFCDLFDLPTAKATSKKEDIVAKLIDFLVAPHATTTVVLGEKEQSSKGQKRKRAAKGSSSTSGGSKRSGKSRRKNDDDSKLEDKSTPDTEDESEEEEKEEDDEKVEEEMEDVAQEKSEDEMPEHSDSEEKHDPSDDSEEEVEKKKPRSKSSSRKKESAGKAKTKKATVSPKSTPPANKPKKSTPKRTPVDDDSDTSPKPSSRKKRTERVSKASTPTKSALKEKTGKKVAKGKDKTKEEKLRPSDDELRDAICEILKEVDFNTATFTDILKHLARQFDTDLSVRKSSIKVMIQEELTKLADEADEEDGDDAEKDEPQSAGEVEV from the exons ATGGGTGATGAAGACACGGTGGCTAATGGCACCGAAACAGTAGCAAACGGTATTAGCAAGCCGCAGGAAACCAGTGAAGCTGTGAGTGAGAAGAAATGTGAGGAGAAGGTGGGTATCAAAGAAATGGATGAAGATAAGAAAAGTGATGAGAAAGATGGAGTTGAGAAAATGGATGAAGATCTAGAGGTCAATGGAAGCAAAGATGAAAaagtgaaagaagaaaaagaggaacCCAAAGTTGAGGAGATTGAAGACAAAACTGGGGATCAAGATAAGAAAGGTGTTGAGAAAGCTGAAGTTGGAAAAATGGATGAAGACAGACAGGCAAATGGAAGTAATGGTGAAAAAGTGGAAGAAGAAACTGATCCAAATGAAAAAGAGAAGACCAACGAAAACTctgaagaaaagaaggaaattgaagtagaagaaaagaaaattgacgaGACTAATGAAGTGGAAGAGAAGgcagaagaaaaggaagaagagaaggcagaagagaaggaagaagagacGGAAGGAGAGAAGGCAGAAGAGAAGGCAGAAGAGATGGAAGAAGAGAAGGACGAGGAGATGGAAGAAGataaggaagaagagaagaaggatgaggagaagaaagaagagagagaaaagaggctAAGGGGGCTAA GATCGAAAAAGCGTGGACAACAGAGTGGAGAGAAAACTAAAagtaaggagaagaaaaaaaaagtgttaaaAAAGGAGCCGGAGCCAAGGACTCCTGCTATTGATCGTCCTGTACGTGAGCGGAAATCAGTTGAAAGGCTGGTGGCATCTATAGAAAAAGATACTACCAGGGACTTCCAAATAGAGAAG GGAAGTGGTACAGCACTGAAAGACATACCCAATG TGGCCTTCAAGTTATCAAGGAAGAAAATGGATGATACCCTCAAACTACTTCATACAATTCTTTTTGGGGGAAGGAGAGGAAAG GCAGTTCAGGTCAAGAGTAACATATCCAGGTTTTCTGGTTTTGTGTGGCATGGAAATGAG GACAAGCAAAAGagtaaagtaaaagaaaaaatggaCAAGTGTAATAAAGAGAAGTTACTGGAATTTTGTGATCTGTTTGACTTACCAACCGCCAAAGCTACTTCTAAGAAG GAGGATATAGTTGCGAAGCTGATAGACTTTTTGGTTGCACCTCATGCGACCACTACTGTGGTACTTGGAGAAAAAGAGCAG TCGAGTAAGGGCCAAAAGCGCAAGAGGGCAGCTAAAGGCAGTTCATCAACATCTGGGGGCTCAAAGCGGTCAGGAAAG AGTCGTAGGAAGAATGATGATGATTCAAAATTGGAGGATAAGAGTACACCAGATACAGAAGACGAGTcggaggaagaggagaaagaagaagacgatGAAAAGGTAGAGGAGGAAATGGAAGATGTAGCTCAAGAAAAGTCTGAGGATGAGATGCCTGAGCATTCAGATAGTGAAGAGAAACATGATCCTTCAGATGATTCTGAAGAAGAAGTGGAAAAAAAGAAGCCACGTTCAAAATCATCATCCAGAAAGAAGGAATCTGCTGGAAAAGCTAAAACTAAAAAAGCTACAGTTTCTCCTAAATCTACTCCACCAGCTAATAAACCAAAGAAGTCAACACCAAAACGCACTCCAGTTGATGATGACAGTGACACGAGTCCAAAGCCATCCTCAAGGAAGAAGAGAACTGAGCGAGTGTCAAAAGCCTCAACTCCAACAAAATCTGCCTTGAAAGAAAAAACTG GGAAAAAAGTTGCTAAAGGGAAGGACAAGACCAAGGAGGAAAAATTGAGGCCAAGTGATGATGAGTTGAGAGATGCAATATGTGAGATTCTCAAAGAAGTTGACTTCAATACG